Proteins co-encoded in one Deltaproteobacteria bacterium RBG_16_64_85 genomic window:
- a CDS encoding recombination protein RecR, producing the protein MSYPKPLRRLIAMLSRLPGIGEKTATRLSLHLLKIPPDALRELGEAIAGLSDAVIRCSKCFNIADADPCALCTDPARRDDVLCVVEDPTDIVPIEKSGEYKGRYHVLGGAISPIDGVMPEDLHIRELLERIPQGGVEEVILATNLTAEGESTASYLAGVVKPLNVRVTRIAYGMPVGADLEYTDEVTVGRAIRGRREF; encoded by the coding sequence CCCCAAGCCGCTGCGCCGGCTCATCGCCATGCTCTCCCGCCTCCCCGGCATCGGGGAAAAGACGGCGACGCGCCTTTCCCTCCACCTGCTGAAGATCCCCCCCGATGCCTTGAGGGAACTCGGGGAGGCTATTGCGGGCCTCTCCGATGCTGTGATACGCTGTTCTAAATGTTTTAACATCGCGGATGCAGATCCGTGCGCCCTGTGCACGGACCCCGCCCGCCGGGATGACGTACTCTGCGTCGTTGAAGATCCCACCGACATTGTCCCGATCGAAAAAAGCGGGGAGTACAAGGGGAGATACCACGTTCTGGGCGGGGCCATTTCCCCGATCGACGGGGTGATGCCGGAGGATCTCCACATCCGCGAGCTGCTGGAGCGGATTCCGCAAGGGGGGGTCGAGGAAGTTATTCTCGCTACGAATCTTACGGCGGAAGGGGAATCCACCGCCTCCTACCTTGCCGGAGTCGTCAAGCCGTTGAACGTCCGCGTCACCCGGATCGCCTACGGCATGCCCGTCGGGGCGGACCTGGAATACACCGACGAGGTCACGGTCGGCCGGGCGATCAGGGGGCGCCGGGAATTTTAA